From one Lotus japonicus ecotype B-129 chromosome 3, LjGifu_v1.2 genomic stretch:
- the LOC130746999 gene encoding tricyclene synthase EBOS, chloroplastic, which produces MAQSFSMVLNSSFTSHPIFCKPQKLIIRGHNLLQGHRINSPIPCYASTSSTSVSQRKSANYQPNIWNYDYLQSLKLGYADAHYEDMAKKLQEEVRRIIKDDKAEIWTTLELIDDVKRLGLGYHFEKEIREVLNKFLSLNTCVHRSLDKTALCFRLLREYGSDVSADIFERFLDQNGNFKTSLVNNVKGMLSLYEASFLSYEGEQILDKANAFTSFHLKSIHEEDINNILLEQVNHALELPLHRRIHRLEARWYTESYSRRKDANWVLLEAAKLDFNMVQSTLQKDLQEMSRWWKGMGLAPKLSFSRDRLMECFFWTVGMAFEPKYSDLRKGLTKVTSLITTIDDIYDVHGTLEELELFTAIVESWDIKAMQVLPEYMKISFLALYNTVNELAYDALREQGHDILPYLTKAWSDMLKAFLQEAKWCREKHLPKFEHYLNNAWVSVSGVVILTHAYFLLNHNTTKEVLEALENYHALFKRPSIIFRLCNDLGTSTAELQRGEVANSILSCMHENDIGEESAHQHIHSLLNETWKKMNRDRFIHSPFPEPFVEIATNLARIAQCTYQTGDGHGAPDSIAKNRVKSLIIEPIVLNGDIY; this is translated from the exons ATGGCCCAGAGCTTTTCCATGGTGCTCAATTCGTCCTTCACTTCACATCCTATTTTTTGCAAACCTCAAAAGCTAATTATAAGAGGGCATAATCTACTTCAAGGGCACAGAATTAATTCCCCAATTCCATGCTATGCAAGCACTAGCAGCACAAGTGTGTCACAAAGAAAATCAGCCAATTACCAACCTAACATTTGGAATTACGATTATTTGCAGTCCTTAAAGCTTGGTTATGCG GATGCACATTATGAGGATATGGCTAAAAAGTTGCAAGAGGAAGTGAGAAGAATAATTAAGGATGACAAAGCAGAGATTTGGACTACACTAGAGCTTATTGATGATGTGAAACGCTTGGGTCTTGGCTATCACTTTGAAAAGGAGATAAGAGAGGTTCTTAACAAGTTTCTATCTTTGAACACATGTGTTCATAGAAGCTTGGATAAGACTGCTCTATGCTTTAGGCTCTTGAGAGAATACGGCTCCGATGTATCAGCAG ATATTTTTGAGAGATTCTTGGACCAAAATGGTAATTTCAAGACAAGTCTTGTCAATAATGTAAAAGGAATGTTGAGTCTCTATGAGGCATCATTTCTTTCTTATGAAGGAGAACAGATTTTGGATAAGGCCAATGCTTTCACTAGCTTTCATCTCAAGAGCATCCATGAAGAAGATATAAATAACATTCTCTTAGAACAAGTGAATCATGCATTGGAGCTTCCACTACATCGTCGTATCCACAGGCTTGAGGCCCGGTGGTACACTGAGTCATATTCAAGAAGAAAGGATGCAAATTGGGTGTTGCTTGAAGCAGCTAAACTGGATTTCAACATGGTTCAATCAACACTGCAAAAAGATCTCCAAGAAATGTCAAG GTGGTGGAAGGGGATGGGGCTTGCCCCAAAGTTAAGCTTCAGTCGTGATAGATTAATGGAGTGCTTCTTTTGGACGGTTGGGATGGCTTTTGAGCCAAAATACAGTGATCTTCGCAAAGGTTTAACCAAAGTCACCTCTTTAATAACTACAATTGATGACATTTATGATGTGCATGGAACCTTGGAAGAATTAGAGCTTTTCACAGCAATTGTGGAAAG TTGGGACATTAAAGCAATGCAAGTTCTCCCAGAATACATGAAGATAAGCTTCTTAGCCCTCTACAACACAGTCAATGAATTGGCTTATGATGCACTTAGAGAACAAGGGCATGATATCCTACCCTACCTCACTAAAGCA TGGTCTGATATGTTGAAAGCTTTCCTACAAGAAGCAAAGTGGTGCCGAGAAAAACACTTGCCAAAATTTGAGCATTATCTCAATAATGCTTGGGTCTCAGTGTCTGGTGTAGTTATACTAACTCATGCCTATTTCTTGCTGAATCACAACACAACAAAGGAGGTACTTGAGGCCTTGGAAAATTACCATGCTCTGTTCAAAAGACCATCCATAATTTTTCGACTTTGCAATGATTTGGGTACATCAACG GCGGAGTTACAGAGAGGTGAAGTAGCAAATTCAATTTTATCCTGCATgcatgaaaatgatattggtGAAGAGAGTGCTCACCAACACATTCATAGTTTGCTTAATGAAActtggaagaagatgaatagagaTAGGTTCATCCACTCACCTTTCCCAGAACCTTTTGTGGAAATAGCAACCAACC